A part of Girardinichthys multiradiatus isolate DD_20200921_A chromosome 12, DD_fGirMul_XY1, whole genome shotgun sequence genomic DNA contains:
- the snapc4 gene encoding snRNA-activating protein complex subunit 4 isoform X1, which produces MSDSLSAQRDRIQRQVEELERSLDVTQNELDLLSSETDDGSENEDEQDEVGQSPADLLAQREKIQTEIQNLQDMLGSHSPISVSSNDSSNSSDESDVGLSPSVDSCLQLNLVYQQVVQETLDHLEILLTHNQEQQGELKAQISGPVKESARDCPTSTNQHPSKMFLGSFLKPYFKDRLTGLGPPANQEAKLKALKVTGCLDDKKLRVRRWESWHKTLLIHSVTRDRLKRLMQPKLSRLDFLTKKLFSAQEADRQQLTEQIDSLEKEIQLLRKKSEEELIGERYEEHDWQKISNIDFEGTKDAEDIRLFWQNFLHPSINKTPWSNEEVQQLNEICRRNEERRWERIAEELETGRTAFMCLQMFQRYVSNSLKRSSWTPEEDDQLRELVQKMRIGNFIPYTQISYFIEGREPTQLIYRWNQVLDPSLKRGPWTKEEDRLLLQAVSCHGEKCWWKVRLEVPGRTDSACRDRYLDCLKKSIKKGPFERHEVELLKELVEKHGVGRWAKIAAEIPHRLDAQCMRQWRKLTRCSAQDRKRRTKKTRKSPAAVGGERKRTAAAKAKIRRRILNIKKEEEEQMTEEEEEQQEEEVVQYMDTDEDSEKNVDKSMEEEQEEYTIPPMEEWIPVEKTQTSTSLNFKPVELPSSCDGPDGKLVRSTVLERSGPSVITGPPPRELSWEERHSSSAMLMASYEELHLHLSSMKKKFSTPRQKGRPPPSHSRELEYELQAAVMPWIGNLLIPKTRRKTAADELRERGEKSGVSTSSIFLPLLQAMNVDTLGCREMIEQRKNKVDLLAPPAAPTTSTMLGPKRVSELLKKMGSRRTEQEEDNQRRLMLQQLEEALQEKHRQRGPILQRPPQSQQLLFQGPPQSQQLLFQGPPQSQQLLFQGPPQSQQLLFQGPPQSQQLLFQGPPQSQQLLFQGPPQSQQLLFQGAPQSQQLLFQGAPNRFPQVFPQSVLLPAASIYIAPAGASLSVPPNLLLPNSQPTFIPAVGTSAGMGGANAGVDRNSEGGTPAPADGLLPGDSEQGGKLQESCQEEEAVLDSKPKSVTTACSPESDLIKEPEPVGSVRPYAGVSSSFSLLSAAPSDPRVPETSLSPSSTDPLTSTETTVHQSGGRKRRRVEVGGAGTGVIQDGKRLRRLTPKIRESKEVQAKGKNKRSSASSPKQSRARRSHSKNSAICPAPPPNKTTGIYLLPSQSMWVMTSTGPVPLVQAPPPALQVRVPNNALLASQAPPTLTAGSSQLVGLNPAATTVLNEPRPSPILPTCNFRPLLPTIIQSHDLNPTSSLLPPPKIVLPYKGVVKVDPMKPPPLRRVGVHFDSTLLFLEPPEAVHDWLSGKGGVAIPGARSALPYLPPCVSTLSTLSALLQAQKSLTMSSLQLLNITDKHRCPRTPPDPTHSASDEPVSERSTAEEQPDQQEEQVKIVRQLVAERFSSNPAYQLLKARFLSCFTVPALLATIHPITNKKPHCSTNQEEEDEDEELELELKKIQERGRRRRAERSLLLSGDSAASANHFSGICIISRPSASPDPVLPKQLLETEQDQNTADQNQSTQTEPNQTVTNQSQPVETGSDRSPTFQNQFMEPGPDQIVTEQ; this is translated from the exons ATGTCTGACAGCTTGTCGGCTCAGAGGGACAGGATCCAGAGACAGGTGGAGGAGCTGGAACGCAGTCTGGATGTGACTCAGAATGAGCTGGACCTGCTGAGCAGTGAGACAG ATGATGGATCAGAAAATGAGGACGAGCAGGACGAGGTTGGACAG agtCCAGCAGACCTGTTGGCTCAGAGAGAGAAGATCCAGACAGAGATTCAGAACCTGCAGGACATGTTGGGTTCCCACAGTCCAATCAGTGTGTCCAGTAATGACAGCAGCAACTCCAGTGACGAG AGTGACGTTGGCCTGTCTCCGTCTGTGGACTCTTGTCTTCAGCTCAACCTCGTCTACCAGCAGGTTGTTCAAGAGACGCTGGACCACCTGGAGATACTCTTGACTCATAACCAGGAACAGCAG GGGGAGCTAAAGGCTCAGATTTCTGGACCAGTCAAAGAGTCCGCCAGAGACTGTCCCACCTcgaccaatcagcatccatcCAAGATGTTCCTGGGCAGCTTCCTGAAGCCGTACTTCAAGGACAGACTGACAGGActg GGTCCTCCAGCCAATCAGGAGGCTAAGCTGAAGGCTCTGAAGGTCACAGGATGCCTAGATGACAAGAAGCTCCGAGTGAGAAGAT GGGAGAGCTGGCACAAGACTCTACTGATCCACTCGGTGACCAGAGACCGCCTGAAGAGACTGATGCAGCCCAAACTGTCCAG GCTGGACTTCTTGACCAAGAAGCTGTTCTCAGCTCAGGAAGCAGACAGACAGCAGCTCACGGAGCAGATAGACAGCTTGGAGAAAGAGATCCAGCTGCTGAG GAAGAAGAGCGAGGAGGAGCTTATTGGTGAGAGATATGAAGAACATGATTGGCAGAAGATCTCAAACATCGAT TTTGAAGGGACAAAGGATGCAGAAGACATACGCTTGTTCTGGCAGAActtccttcatccatccatcaacaaGACTCCCTGGAGTAACGAGGAGGTGCAGCAGCTAAATGAAATCTGCAGAAGAAACGAGGAGAGACGCTGGGAAAGAATCGCAGAGGAGTTGGAG ACGGGGAGGACGGCCTTCATGTGTCTCCAGATGTTCCAGCGTTATGTCTCCAACTCTCTGAAACGCAGCAGCTGGACTCCAGAAGAAGATGATCAGCTCAGAGAACTTGTCCAGAAGATGAGGATCGGAAACTTCATCCCTTACACGCAGA TAAGTTACTTCATTGAAGGTCGTGAGCCGACTCAGCTCATCTACAGGTGGAACCAGGTTCTGGACCCGAGCCTGAAGAGAGGCCCGTGGACCAAAGAAGAGGACCGG CTCCTGCTGCAGGCCGTGTCTTGTCATGGGGAGAAGTGTTGGTGGAAGGTCCGGTTGGAAGTTCCTGGACGCACGGACTCGGCCTGCAGAGACCG gTATCTGGACTGTCTGAAGAAGAGCATAAAGAAAGGACCATTTGAGAGACATGAGGTGGAGCTGCTGAAGGAGCTGGTGGAGAAACATGGAGTTG GTCGCTGGGCGAAGATCGCCGCAGAGATCCCTCATCGCTTGGATGCTCAGTGTATGAGACAGTGGAGGAAACTGACCCGATGTTCTGCTCAG GACAGGAAAAGGAGAACCAAGAAGACCCGCAAGTCGCCAGCAGCAGTAGGAGGAGAAAGGAAGAGGACAGCAGCTGCCAAAGCCAAAATCCGGAGAAGAATCTTGAACATCaaaaaggaagaagaggagcagatgactgaggaggaggaggagcagcaggaggAAGAGGTGGTGCAGTACATGGACACTGATGAAGACTCTGAGAAGAACGTGGACaagagcatggaggaggagcaggaggagtaCACCATCCCCCCAATGGAGGAGTGGATTCCAGTTGAGAAGACACAAACCTCCACCTCCCTGAACTTTAAGCCAGTGGAGCTCCCTTCTTCCTGCGATGGTCCAGACGGGAAGTTGGTCCGCTCCACCGTGCTGGAAAGGTCCGGACCTTCCGTCATCACCGGACCTCCTCCCAGAGAGCTGTCCTGGGAGGAGCGCCACAGCTCTTCTGCCATGTTGATGGCGTCATACGAGGAGCTGCATCTCCACCTGAGCTCCATGAAGAAGAAGTTCAGCACCCCCCGACAGAAGGGGAGGCCGCCGCCCTCCCACAGCCGGGAGCTGGAGTACGAGCTGCAGGCCGCCGTCATGCCGTGGATCGGGAACCTGCTGATCCCCAAAACCCGGAGAAAGACTGCTGCAGATGAGCTGAGGGAGCGAGGGGAGAAGAGCGGGGTCTCCACCTCCTCCATCTTCCTGCCGCTCCTCCAGGCCATGAACGTGGACACGCTGGGCTGCAGGGAAATgattgagcagaggaagaacaaGGTGGACCTGCTGGCCCCGCCTGCTGCTCCGACCACCAGCACCATGCTGGGTCCAAAACGCGTCTCAGAACTCCTGAAGAAAATGGGGAGCAGGAGGACAGAGCAGGAGGAGGACAATCAGCGCAGACTGATGCTGCAGCAGCTTGAGGAGGCTCTGCAGGAGAAACACAGGCAGAGGGGGCCGATCCTGCAGAGGCCACCTCAAAGCCAGCAGCTCCTCTTTCAAGGTCCTCCTCAAAGCCAGCAGCTCCTCTTTCAAGGTCCTCCTCAAAGCCAGCAGCTCCTCTTTCAAGGTCCTCCTCAAAGCCAGCAGCTCCTCTTTCAAGGTCCTCCTCAAAGCCAGCAGCTCCTCTTTCAAGGTCCTCCTCAAAGCCAGCAGCTCCTCTTTCAAGGTCCTCCTCAAAGCCAGCAGCTCCTCTTTCAAGGTGCTCCTCAAAGCCAGCAGCTCCTCTTTCAAGGTGCTCCTAACAGGTTTCCTCAGGTGTTTCCTCAAAGTGTCCTCCTTCCTGCTGCTTCCATCTACATTGCTCCTGCTGGAGCGTCTCTTTCTGTACCTCCTAACCTTCTGCTGCCAAACTCCCAACCAACCTTCATCCCTGCTGTTGGGACTAGTGCTGGTATGGGCGGGGCTAATGCAGGTGTGGACAGGAATAGTGAGGGAGGGACTCCAGCACCTGCTGATGGACTTCTTCCAGGTGACTCTGAGCAAGGAGGAAAGCTCCAGGAATCCtgtcaggaggaggaagcagttcTGGATTCTAAG CCTAAATCAGTGACTACAGCATGTTCTCCAGAATCGGATTTGATAAAGGAACCGGAACCTGTTGGCTCAGTTCGTCCCTATGCAGGAGTTAGCTCCTCCTTCTCACTCCTATCTGCGGCTCCTTCTGATCCTCGGGTTCCTGAAACATCACTCTCACCTTCTTCCACTGATCCGCTCACCTCCACAGAAACCACCGTTCATCAGAGTGGAGGCAGAAAGAGGAGGCGGGTGGAGGTGGGCGGGGCAGGGACAGGTGTGATCCAGGACGGGAAGAGACTTCGAAGGCTGACTCCGAAGATCAGGGAATCCAAGGAGGTCCAG GCAAAAGGGAAGAACAAGAGAAGCTCCGCCTCCTCGCCTAAGCAGAGCCGTGCTCGCAGGTCTCATTCGAAGAACAGCGCCATTTGTCCGGCTCCACCCCCGAATAAGACCACAGGGATTTATTTACTTCCTAGTCAGTCCATGTGGGTCATGACCTCGACTGGGCCCGTCCCTTTGGTTCAGGCTCCACCCCCTGCCCTACAAGTGAGGGTACCAAACAATGCACTGCTAGCTTCTCAGGCCCCGCCCACCCTGACAGCAGGAAGCTCACAGCTTGTTGGATTAAATCCAGCTGCTACAACAGTCCTTAATGAGCCCCGACCCTCACCTATTCTACCCACCTGTAATTTTAGGCCCCTCCTCCCAACGATTATCCAATCACATGATCTCAACCCTACCTCGTCACTCCTGCCTCCCCCTAAGATTGTGCTGCCTTATAAAGGTGTGGTCAAGGTGGACCCAATGAAGCCTCCTCCCCTGCGGAGGGTCGGAGTGCACTTTGACTCCACCCTGTTGTTCCTGGAGCCCCCTGAGGCCGTGCATGATTGGCTGAGCGGGAAAGGAGGCGTGGCCATACCTGGAGCGAGGTCTGCCCTTCCCTACTTGCCGCCATGTGTCAGCACTCTGAGCACGCTCAGTGCACTTTTGCAGGCCCAGAAGTCTCTGACAATGTCGTCTCTGCAGCTCTTGAACATCACAGACAAACATCGATGCCCCCGAACCCCTCCTGACCCGACCCACTCTGCCTCAGACGAACCCGTCTCTGAACGCAGCACAGCTGAGGAGCAGCCAG accagCAGGAGGAGCAGGTGAAGATTGTGCGTCAGCTGGTGGCGGAGCGTTTCTCCTCAAACCCCGCCTACCAGCTGCTAAAGGCCCGCTTCCTGTCATGCTTTACTGTCCCTGCGCTACTGGCTACCATCCACCCAATCACCAATAAGAAGCCACACTGTTCAACCaatcaggaggaggaggacgaggaTGAGGAGCTGGAGTTGGAGCTGAAAAAAATCCAGGagagaggaaggaggaggagagcgGAG AGATCTTTGCTGCTGTCTGGCGACTCTGCAGCTTCAGCCAATCACTTCTCAGGGATCTGCATCATCAGCAGGCCCAGTGCCAGTCCAGACCCGGTTCTTCCGAAGCAACTGCTGGAAACTGAGCAGGATCAGAATACTGCAGATCAGAACCAGTCCACGCAAACTGAACCAAATCAGACAGTCACAAACCAAAGCCAGCCTGTGGAAACTGGATCAGATCGGAGTCCTACATTTCAGAACCAATTCATGGAACCTGGACCAGACCAGATTGTTACAGAACAATGA
- the snapc4 gene encoding snRNA-activating protein complex subunit 4 isoform X2 produces MSDSLSAQRDRIQRQVEELERSLDVTQNELDLLSSETDDGSENEDEQDEVGQSPADLLAQREKIQTEIQNLQDMLGSHSPISVSSNDSSNSSDESDVGLSPSVDSCLQLNLVYQQVVQETLDHLEILLTHNQEQQGELKAQISGPVKESARDCPTSTNQHPSKMFLGSFLKPYFKDRLTGLGPPANQEAKLKALKVTGCLDDKKLRVRRWESWHKTLLIHSVTRDRLKRLMQPKLSRLDFLTKKLFSAQEADRQQLTEQIDSLEKEIQLLRKKSEEELIGERYEEHDWQKISNIDFEGTKDAEDIRLFWQNFLHPSINKTPWSNEEVQQLNEICRRNEERRWERIAEELETGRTAFMCLQMFQRYVSNSLKRSSWTPEEDDQLRELVQKMRIGNFIPYTQISYFIEGREPTQLIYRWNQVLDPSLKRGPWTKEEDRLLLQAVSCHGEKCWWKVRLEVPGRTDSACRDRYLDCLKKSIKKGPFERHEVELLKELVEKHGVGRWAKIAAEIPHRLDAQCMRQWRKLTRCSAQDRKRRTKKTRKSPAAVGGERKRTAAAKAKIRRRILNIKKEEEEQMTEEEEEQQEEEVVQYMDTDEDSEKNVDKSMEEEQEEYTIPPMEEWIPVEKTQTSTSLNFKPVELPSSCDGPDGKLVRSTVLERSGPSVITGPPPRELSWEERHSSSAMLMASYEELHLHLSSMKKKFSTPRQKGRPPPSHSRELEYELQAAVMPWIGNLLIPKTRRKTAADELRERGEKSGVSTSSIFLPLLQAMNVDTLGCREMIEQRKNKVDLLAPPAAPTTSTMLGPKRVSELLKKMGSRRTEQEEDNQRRLMLQQLEEALQEKHRQRGPILQRPPQSQQLLFQGPPQSQQLLFQGPPQSQQLLFQGPPQSQQLLFQGPPQSQQLLFQGPPQSQQLLFQGPPQSQQLLFQGAPNRFPQVFPQSVLLPAASIYIAPAGASLSVPPNLLLPNSQPTFIPAVGTSAGMGGANAGVDRNSEGGTPAPADGLLPGDSEQGGKLQESCQEEEAVLDSKPKSVTTACSPESDLIKEPEPVGSVRPYAGVSSSFSLLSAAPSDPRVPETSLSPSSTDPLTSTETTVHQSGGRKRRRVEVGGAGTGVIQDGKRLRRLTPKIRESKEVQAKGKNKRSSASSPKQSRARRSHSKNSAICPAPPPNKTTGIYLLPSQSMWVMTSTGPVPLVQAPPPALQVRVPNNALLASQAPPTLTAGSSQLVGLNPAATTVLNEPRPSPILPTCNFRPLLPTIIQSHDLNPTSSLLPPPKIVLPYKGVVKVDPMKPPPLRRVGVHFDSTLLFLEPPEAVHDWLSGKGGVAIPGARSALPYLPPCVSTLSTLSALLQAQKSLTMSSLQLLNITDKHRCPRTPPDPTHSASDEPVSERSTAEEQPDQQEEQVKIVRQLVAERFSSNPAYQLLKARFLSCFTVPALLATIHPITNKKPHCSTNQEEEDEDEELELELKKIQERGRRRRAERSLLLSGDSAASANHFSGICIISRPSASPDPVLPKQLLETEQDQNTADQNQSTQTEPNQTVTNQSQPVETGSDRSPTFQNQFMEPGPDQIVTEQ; encoded by the exons ATGTCTGACAGCTTGTCGGCTCAGAGGGACAGGATCCAGAGACAGGTGGAGGAGCTGGAACGCAGTCTGGATGTGACTCAGAATGAGCTGGACCTGCTGAGCAGTGAGACAG ATGATGGATCAGAAAATGAGGACGAGCAGGACGAGGTTGGACAG agtCCAGCAGACCTGTTGGCTCAGAGAGAGAAGATCCAGACAGAGATTCAGAACCTGCAGGACATGTTGGGTTCCCACAGTCCAATCAGTGTGTCCAGTAATGACAGCAGCAACTCCAGTGACGAG AGTGACGTTGGCCTGTCTCCGTCTGTGGACTCTTGTCTTCAGCTCAACCTCGTCTACCAGCAGGTTGTTCAAGAGACGCTGGACCACCTGGAGATACTCTTGACTCATAACCAGGAACAGCAG GGGGAGCTAAAGGCTCAGATTTCTGGACCAGTCAAAGAGTCCGCCAGAGACTGTCCCACCTcgaccaatcagcatccatcCAAGATGTTCCTGGGCAGCTTCCTGAAGCCGTACTTCAAGGACAGACTGACAGGActg GGTCCTCCAGCCAATCAGGAGGCTAAGCTGAAGGCTCTGAAGGTCACAGGATGCCTAGATGACAAGAAGCTCCGAGTGAGAAGAT GGGAGAGCTGGCACAAGACTCTACTGATCCACTCGGTGACCAGAGACCGCCTGAAGAGACTGATGCAGCCCAAACTGTCCAG GCTGGACTTCTTGACCAAGAAGCTGTTCTCAGCTCAGGAAGCAGACAGACAGCAGCTCACGGAGCAGATAGACAGCTTGGAGAAAGAGATCCAGCTGCTGAG GAAGAAGAGCGAGGAGGAGCTTATTGGTGAGAGATATGAAGAACATGATTGGCAGAAGATCTCAAACATCGAT TTTGAAGGGACAAAGGATGCAGAAGACATACGCTTGTTCTGGCAGAActtccttcatccatccatcaacaaGACTCCCTGGAGTAACGAGGAGGTGCAGCAGCTAAATGAAATCTGCAGAAGAAACGAGGAGAGACGCTGGGAAAGAATCGCAGAGGAGTTGGAG ACGGGGAGGACGGCCTTCATGTGTCTCCAGATGTTCCAGCGTTATGTCTCCAACTCTCTGAAACGCAGCAGCTGGACTCCAGAAGAAGATGATCAGCTCAGAGAACTTGTCCAGAAGATGAGGATCGGAAACTTCATCCCTTACACGCAGA TAAGTTACTTCATTGAAGGTCGTGAGCCGACTCAGCTCATCTACAGGTGGAACCAGGTTCTGGACCCGAGCCTGAAGAGAGGCCCGTGGACCAAAGAAGAGGACCGG CTCCTGCTGCAGGCCGTGTCTTGTCATGGGGAGAAGTGTTGGTGGAAGGTCCGGTTGGAAGTTCCTGGACGCACGGACTCGGCCTGCAGAGACCG gTATCTGGACTGTCTGAAGAAGAGCATAAAGAAAGGACCATTTGAGAGACATGAGGTGGAGCTGCTGAAGGAGCTGGTGGAGAAACATGGAGTTG GTCGCTGGGCGAAGATCGCCGCAGAGATCCCTCATCGCTTGGATGCTCAGTGTATGAGACAGTGGAGGAAACTGACCCGATGTTCTGCTCAG GACAGGAAAAGGAGAACCAAGAAGACCCGCAAGTCGCCAGCAGCAGTAGGAGGAGAAAGGAAGAGGACAGCAGCTGCCAAAGCCAAAATCCGGAGAAGAATCTTGAACATCaaaaaggaagaagaggagcagatgactgaggaggaggaggagcagcaggaggAAGAGGTGGTGCAGTACATGGACACTGATGAAGACTCTGAGAAGAACGTGGACaagagcatggaggaggagcaggaggagtaCACCATCCCCCCAATGGAGGAGTGGATTCCAGTTGAGAAGACACAAACCTCCACCTCCCTGAACTTTAAGCCAGTGGAGCTCCCTTCTTCCTGCGATGGTCCAGACGGGAAGTTGGTCCGCTCCACCGTGCTGGAAAGGTCCGGACCTTCCGTCATCACCGGACCTCCTCCCAGAGAGCTGTCCTGGGAGGAGCGCCACAGCTCTTCTGCCATGTTGATGGCGTCATACGAGGAGCTGCATCTCCACCTGAGCTCCATGAAGAAGAAGTTCAGCACCCCCCGACAGAAGGGGAGGCCGCCGCCCTCCCACAGCCGGGAGCTGGAGTACGAGCTGCAGGCCGCCGTCATGCCGTGGATCGGGAACCTGCTGATCCCCAAAACCCGGAGAAAGACTGCTGCAGATGAGCTGAGGGAGCGAGGGGAGAAGAGCGGGGTCTCCACCTCCTCCATCTTCCTGCCGCTCCTCCAGGCCATGAACGTGGACACGCTGGGCTGCAGGGAAATgattgagcagaggaagaacaaGGTGGACCTGCTGGCCCCGCCTGCTGCTCCGACCACCAGCACCATGCTGGGTCCAAAACGCGTCTCAGAACTCCTGAAGAAAATGGGGAGCAGGAGGACAGAGCAGGAGGAGGACAATCAGCGCAGACTGATGCTGCAGCAGCTTGAGGAGGCTCTGCAGGAGAAACACAGGCAGAGGGGGCCGATCCTGCAGAGGCCACCTCAAAGCCAGCAGCTCCTCTTTCAAGGTCCTCCTCAAAGCCAGCAGCTCCTCTTTCAAGGTCCTCCTCAAAGCCAGCAGCTCCTCTTTCAAGGTCCTCCTCAAAGCCAGCAGCTCCTCTTTCAAGGTCCTCCTCAAAGCCAGCAGCTCCTCTTTCAAGGTCCTCCTCAAAGCCAGCAGCTCCTCTTTCAAGGTCCTCCTCAAAGCCAGCAGCTCCTCTTTCAAG GTGCTCCTAACAGGTTTCCTCAGGTGTTTCCTCAAAGTGTCCTCCTTCCTGCTGCTTCCATCTACATTGCTCCTGCTGGAGCGTCTCTTTCTGTACCTCCTAACCTTCTGCTGCCAAACTCCCAACCAACCTTCATCCCTGCTGTTGGGACTAGTGCTGGTATGGGCGGGGCTAATGCAGGTGTGGACAGGAATAGTGAGGGAGGGACTCCAGCACCTGCTGATGGACTTCTTCCAGGTGACTCTGAGCAAGGAGGAAAGCTCCAGGAATCCtgtcaggaggaggaagcagttcTGGATTCTAAG CCTAAATCAGTGACTACAGCATGTTCTCCAGAATCGGATTTGATAAAGGAACCGGAACCTGTTGGCTCAGTTCGTCCCTATGCAGGAGTTAGCTCCTCCTTCTCACTCCTATCTGCGGCTCCTTCTGATCCTCGGGTTCCTGAAACATCACTCTCACCTTCTTCCACTGATCCGCTCACCTCCACAGAAACCACCGTTCATCAGAGTGGAGGCAGAAAGAGGAGGCGGGTGGAGGTGGGCGGGGCAGGGACAGGTGTGATCCAGGACGGGAAGAGACTTCGAAGGCTGACTCCGAAGATCAGGGAATCCAAGGAGGTCCAG GCAAAAGGGAAGAACAAGAGAAGCTCCGCCTCCTCGCCTAAGCAGAGCCGTGCTCGCAGGTCTCATTCGAAGAACAGCGCCATTTGTCCGGCTCCACCCCCGAATAAGACCACAGGGATTTATTTACTTCCTAGTCAGTCCATGTGGGTCATGACCTCGACTGGGCCCGTCCCTTTGGTTCAGGCTCCACCCCCTGCCCTACAAGTGAGGGTACCAAACAATGCACTGCTAGCTTCTCAGGCCCCGCCCACCCTGACAGCAGGAAGCTCACAGCTTGTTGGATTAAATCCAGCTGCTACAACAGTCCTTAATGAGCCCCGACCCTCACCTATTCTACCCACCTGTAATTTTAGGCCCCTCCTCCCAACGATTATCCAATCACATGATCTCAACCCTACCTCGTCACTCCTGCCTCCCCCTAAGATTGTGCTGCCTTATAAAGGTGTGGTCAAGGTGGACCCAATGAAGCCTCCTCCCCTGCGGAGGGTCGGAGTGCACTTTGACTCCACCCTGTTGTTCCTGGAGCCCCCTGAGGCCGTGCATGATTGGCTGAGCGGGAAAGGAGGCGTGGCCATACCTGGAGCGAGGTCTGCCCTTCCCTACTTGCCGCCATGTGTCAGCACTCTGAGCACGCTCAGTGCACTTTTGCAGGCCCAGAAGTCTCTGACAATGTCGTCTCTGCAGCTCTTGAACATCACAGACAAACATCGATGCCCCCGAACCCCTCCTGACCCGACCCACTCTGCCTCAGACGAACCCGTCTCTGAACGCAGCACAGCTGAGGAGCAGCCAG accagCAGGAGGAGCAGGTGAAGATTGTGCGTCAGCTGGTGGCGGAGCGTTTCTCCTCAAACCCCGCCTACCAGCTGCTAAAGGCCCGCTTCCTGTCATGCTTTACTGTCCCTGCGCTACTGGCTACCATCCACCCAATCACCAATAAGAAGCCACACTGTTCAACCaatcaggaggaggaggacgaggaTGAGGAGCTGGAGTTGGAGCTGAAAAAAATCCAGGagagaggaaggaggaggagagcgGAG AGATCTTTGCTGCTGTCTGGCGACTCTGCAGCTTCAGCCAATCACTTCTCAGGGATCTGCATCATCAGCAGGCCCAGTGCCAGTCCAGACCCGGTTCTTCCGAAGCAACTGCTGGAAACTGAGCAGGATCAGAATACTGCAGATCAGAACCAGTCCACGCAAACTGAACCAAATCAGACAGTCACAAACCAAAGCCAGCCTGTGGAAACTGGATCAGATCGGAGTCCTACATTTCAGAACCAATTCATGGAACCTGGACCAGACCAGATTGTTACAGAACAATGA